In the genome of Sinorhizobium chiapasense, the window CGGCGCGTCGACGAGCGTGCCGAGCGTCACATGCGCATAGGCACCTTCGCGCACGACGGAATAGAGCAGTGAGCCGCAGGCCGCGCAATGGACGTCATGCGCCTCTCCCTCGTCGCCATAGATCAGGCGAGCCTCCTCGCCCCGAACAAGGCTGAGTTCGCCGCGTTTGACGCCGGCGAAGGGCTTGAAGGCCGAACCGGTCGCGCGCCGGCAATTCGAGCAATGGC includes:
- a CDS encoding GFA family protein encodes the protein MADASFGTVRMLTGKCLCGAIEYRVADRFEYAMNCHCSNCRRATGSAFKPFAGVKRGELSLVRGEEARLIYGDEGEAHDVHCAACGSLLYSVVREGAYAHVTLGTLVDAPAIRPSAHIFVGSKAEWFEITDDLPQYECFPED